A genome region from bacterium SCSIO 12844 includes the following:
- a CDS encoding BCCT family transporter, producing the protein MNRKVKGIYAPVFFPSIILVVLLTLVGILFPYKTRLIFSAIQNWLTNNLGWLYVVGMAVFLCVCIFLMVSRLGDIKLGSDHEQPEHHNLSWFAMLFAAGMGIGLMFFSVAEPLKHYLAPPGNFDNQVDKAREAMNITFFHWGLEAWGVYAVVGLSLAYFAYRHKLPLLPRSALYPIFGKRIFGLVGHLIDIFAIIGTIFGIATSLGLGASQVNAGLNSLFQFPDNITMQMLIITTVTLIATVSVVLGLQKGIKILSNFNLIVAVVLLIFILVVGSTAHLLQAYVQNVGVYLSTIIHKTFNLYAYEHKQGWLSGWTLFYWGWWIAWSPFVGMFIAKVSKGRTIREFLIGVLFIPAGFTFLWMTVFGNSSIDLVQSGTAENLVHAVENNVPKALFVFFEYFPFSSIISLVAMLLVIIFFVTSADSGALVVDIIATGNAKKSVVVQRMCWSLLEGLLAISLLYSGGLVALQTATIVSAFPFLVIVLLMCFSLIKALREDYLKTSSIKTHKTVIQFDNANVSWQKRLNELLDKPNYEKAKVFLDETVLPAIREFLTIFKKHQIDASITPEVDSITLTVPKIDGDNFMYSVKLRPFLIPGFLENKEIDQHYYRAEVFLEHGGQHYDIMYYSQAQVVADIVTQYEKHLYYLHMHTWEDKYLY; encoded by the coding sequence ATGAATCGTAAAGTAAAGGGAATCTATGCACCTGTATTTTTTCCATCCATTATATTAGTAGTGTTATTAACATTAGTTGGAATACTTTTTCCATATAAGACAAGATTAATTTTTTCAGCGATACAAAACTGGCTTACAAATAATTTAGGTTGGTTATATGTTGTAGGAATGGCAGTTTTTCTATGTGTTTGTATATTTTTAATGGTTAGCCGTTTAGGTGATATTAAACTTGGTTCAGATCATGAACAGCCAGAGCATCATAATCTATCATGGTTTGCAATGCTATTTGCTGCAGGCATGGGGATTGGATTGATGTTTTTTTCAGTGGCAGAACCATTAAAGCATTATTTAGCACCTCCAGGTAATTTTGATAATCAAGTTGATAAAGCTAGAGAAGCCATGAATATTACCTTCTTTCATTGGGGCTTAGAAGCTTGGGGTGTTTATGCAGTTGTTGGGTTATCTTTAGCTTATTTTGCCTACCGTCATAAGCTACCACTTTTGCCTCGCTCAGCATTATATCCTATTTTTGGAAAGAGAATTTTTGGTCTTGTGGGGCATTTAATTGATATTTTTGCCATTATTGGGACAATTTTTGGTATTGCAACTTCACTAGGGCTTGGCGCCAGTCAAGTCAATGCAGGCTTAAATAGTTTATTTCAGTTTCCAGATAATATAACAATGCAAATGCTTATCATTACTACTGTTACACTAATAGCAACGGTATCTGTTGTATTAGGATTACAGAAAGGCATCAAAATATTAAGTAATTTTAATCTAATTGTTGCAGTTGTCTTATTGATTTTTATACTTGTTGTTGGAAGTACTGCACATTTATTACAAGCTTATGTACAAAATGTTGGTGTATATTTAAGTACGATTATTCATAAGACATTTAATTTATATGCTTATGAACATAAACAAGGCTGGTTAAGTGGTTGGACTTTATTTTATTGGGGGTGGTGGATTGCTTGGTCTCCCTTTGTTGGTATGTTTATTGCAAAAGTCTCCAAAGGACGTACGATACGTGAGTTTTTAATTGGTGTGTTGTTTATTCCAGCGGGGTTTACATTTTTATGGATGACTGTATTTGGTAATTCAAGCATTGATCTAGTACAAAGTGGTACTGCAGAAAATTTAGTTCATGCAGTTGAAAATAATGTACCAAAAGCCTTATTTGTTTTTTTTGAATATTTTCCTTTTTCATCAATTATTTCATTAGTTGCTATGCTTTTAGTGATTATATTTTTTGTAACATCAGCAGACTCAGGTGCATTAGTCGTTGATATTATTGCGACAGGTAATGCGAAAAAATCAGTTGTAGTTCAAAGAATGTGTTGGTCATTATTAGAAGGCTTATTAGCAATTTCTTTATTATATTCAGGTGGTCTTGTTGCATTACAAACTGCAACTATTGTTAGTGCTTTTCCATTTCTAGTGATTGTTTTATTAATGTGTTTCTCATTAATTAAGGCGTTAAGAGAGGATTATTTAAAAACTTCAAGTATTAAAACACATAAGACAGTTATTCAGTTTGATAATGCTAATGTTAGTTGGCAAAAACGCTTGAATGAGTTGTTAGATAAGCCTAATTATGAAAAAGCAAAAGTATTTTTAGATGAAACTGTATTACCTGCGATAAGAGAATTTTTAACTATTTTTAAAAAGCATCAAATTGATGCATCAATTACACCTGAAGTCGATTCAATTACATTAACTGTACCTAAGATAGATGGTGATAATTTTATGTATAGTGTCAAGCTTAGGCCATTTTTAATACCTGGCTTTTTAGAAAATAAAGAAATAGATCAACATTATTATCGAGCAGAGGTATTCTTAGAACATGGTGGGCAACATTATGACATTATGTATTATTCTCAAGCGCAAGTAGTTGCTGATATTGTTACTCAGTATGAAAAGCATTTATATTATCTACATATGCATACTTGGGAAGATAAGTATTTGTATTAA